Below is a genomic region from Zonotrichia leucophrys gambelii isolate GWCS_2022_RI chromosome 1A, RI_Zleu_2.0, whole genome shotgun sequence.
GGCTCCAGCAGAGGACAACAAAAATGATTAAAGGACTGGAACAGCTTCCTTATGAGGAAAGTCTGAAGGAACTGTTCAGCCTCCAGATGAGATGACTGAGAGGGGAACCTAATCTAAGTATCTGAAAGGAAGGTGCCAAGAGTATAGTGCCAGGCTCCTGGTGGTgccaagcaacaggacaagaggtaatgggcagaaactgaagCACAGGAAGAGCCATCTGAACAGGGGGAAAAACTTTCCTGGGAaggtgactgagcactgaaaCAGGTTAGCCACAGAGGTTATAGAGTATCCCTTGctggaaaaataattgaagAACTCCCTGGAACGCACCCTGTGCAAGGTGCTGAAGGACAACCCTGCTTGGGCAGGGGggctggaccagatgacccactgtggtccctgcCCTCCTGACCCACTCTGTGGTTATACAATTCACTTACAGTTAAACTCTCCCCCTCACTAggtggcagcactgcccccaGCAGAATAATTATCTTCATTCACTCCATTTATCACACTGAAATATTAATGAGAATCTTGAACAGaggaatttcagagaaaatatttctcaccATAGGAAAAAGGTGATTCAATTTTAATTCTGGATGGTAAAGTGAgcaattttttctttaccttATAAGTGACAACAATAGAAAATAAGGTTTCAGTATTTCAGAATGGACCCATCCAGAATCCCACAAAGTGAAACTGCAcacaactgaaatatttcttaaaatacatttaggTTTGTAGTAGCACATATTTGACTCATAACAAAGTCACAAGTCCCCTACCCTGCCTCCCTTCACACCCGCCAATAGCTCTCACTTGTAAGATCCTCAGCTTGTTCTGGTTCCGTCATATCCAGCGCCAAAGCCTCCAAATTCCTGAAGTGCTGCTGCAAAACTGGGTTCTCAAAGCTGTCAGCCCTGTCAAGAATCCCCTAAAATGTCAATGCATGCTGCCAGGAAGACAGACAAAACACAAGATCTACCACCAACTTATGTGAGAATAAAACTTCCCTCTTTCCCACACAACAATCCATCACATCAGAactgcttttcctctttgcaaTTTACCTGCTGAATCACTATCCTGTCATGTATCAACCCCATAAGAATGGTGTGTGAGAGTTAGAAAGTTGTATGAAGCAAAAGGAGATCATGATATTATACTTTATGTACAGTTATGGTGGCTTCCACACATCTAGGGAAAAAATCTCCCATGAAAGTACTTGAGAGCATTTATCCCAGctgtaatgaaaaaaaggaCCTAATTCTTCTTTCTAAAGTGCTCTAATTTAAATGATCTGGGTCTGATCTGCTGTAGAGTGGCAGAGCCACAATAAAATGTGATACCTCTGCAACAAATGACAACAGCCCAGAGAACAAGAGCAATTCTACAAAGAACACCAGAACGTGCTACACAAAGCATTGTGGTGCCTGGGTATCCAGAATGATTAAGAATAAAGTTTGGACAAAGCTACTGCAAAGAGAAGCAATTTCTATCAAAATACATCAAAATCTGATCTCAGGAACACCACAGCTGAACAACATGTGCAGCAGAACAAGCAATGGTTGTGCTTTCTTCCCCATGCCAGCCCCTGCACCCTATTTATCTCCAGGTACCTGTATTTGAACCTCAGCTTCTgaattatttccttcattttgtcCACCTGCTCTTGGCTGGCTGGCACATTGTCTGTAACATCAACATTACGTTTGTCATCTGCATAGGGTAGAAAAATCATGTGGAAACCTACAcagaagagagggaagaagaCAACAGTTACACAGAAGAAGGGtctcaaaataatttatagAAAAACCAAGATGCTTATTATCTAGGTCTGATGACTCCAAACTACCTACCTGTTTTGTTGTTAACAACAGCGGTCCATAATACTTCCAAGTGCCTACAGTAGGACACGCAATCCCAATCTCAACAATTGTAACCAACATCACTAATGGCTTTGTGAAAGACATTCAGACTAAATTCATAGCTACCAGTTGGACTATATTCATGGCTAGCAGAGACTAGCTTTATGTGCAGGAGATCAACCAGTCCACCTCTCCCACTGGGTCTGAACTTGGGAAAGATTTGTTTGAAAATCAAGATATTGCCCACattattctgaaataatttactttGTACACAGACAGTGTGTTCCCTACTTTACATTCTCCCAGAAGATGTTTTTGCACTTAAAGAggtgaaaaaatgcaaaatagcAGAAATCTGCTCCCTAATCATTCCCCATTTGTCTGACGTGGTATGAGGCTCATTATATGTgagattatttatttaatacttTACAATCTATTCAAGGATAAAACATAATTCAAGAAAAGACATTGTCTATTCttcaaacagggaaaaaaaatgcttttcatttctaCAGCAGTTATTTGAATCTGCAAAAAATAGGTAGAAGGCAGGGAAAACACTCTAGCCAGGTCATACCTGAGCAAGCACTGAAGCAATTGGGGCTTTAAAAACAGATTCAACATCAGATGCTTACACTgacaaaactgaagaaaaggagTGTTGGAAAGCATTTTCCCCAGTTTTAAGGGGGGGCAGCACTAGGAATATTTTCCCTCAACAGAGGATGCCATTACACTGACTGCATCCAACcatgcagggaaaggcagcGTCCCCCCCATACCTGGAGGGGCTATCTGCACTTTCTGCtcatccagctcctcctcctggggAACCAGGGCCACAAAGCGAGGAGGGACGTTGCGGCGAGGGGTGTACCTGCACAGCATCATCACCTCCCTCTCCAAGCACTTCATCAGGAGGGCATGAAACAGAGTTGTACTCCCTGCAAAGCAAAGAGGGGACTGGTTAGACTGACAGCTTTGCTCCTTTGCTCTGCAGTATAACCCTAGATATAACCCTGTGACTTCTTGGAAATGCTTGCATTATTGTGGAGGTAAAAAGCAAATTCTGGAAGGGAGAAGACTCAAAAAGGACAATGTTAGTGAGTCTCTCCTGACTAGTGGTGAGACTTCTGGTGGAAGAAGTGAAATCACCACCATCTGAGAGTGAAATTTTCTCTACAAAGTctatttttgtttggtgggACATCACAATAGAAGCAGACCACAGACCTTTTGTGGAAGTAACACACTAAGAATTCAGACTTCAGTACTGTTCCTGAGGCACGTGTTTACCTCAGGTATATTTCACCACACATGATGGTCAGGGAAAGACTGACATATAAATAACATGGTTGAGCCAGGAAACTGCAGTTAGAGAAGCAAGCATAAAGGTTTTTCTTCAATCAGACACTGCAAAGCCTTTGGTCATAACTCAGCCCTCTTTATCCACTGCTAAAGGAGGAGCTAAAGGTTTTTTCTTACTACTGCAGATATTGGgatatatttctaaataaacagatgtatgtatacatataaaaaggcaaaaataagcAGTTCTAAATGTCCTGGCCTTCTCTCTTTACAAGCCTGTAAAGTGCTGTTAATTCAACTGTACTTCCTGAGTATCATGTTTCCACTCCTACTGATATGGACTTCAAAACAGCAATTATCTCCCCTGGTTTGGgatttaagggtttttttttgttgttgtttggttttgtttgggcttttttaacCATCTTTACCTTCTTGTCAGGTACTAGGATCCTTCACTTTCATGAATGGCTAAAACAAGTACTTTGTGACTACATCTGCCTGGTTTAATTGGCTGCTTGTCATGATGGACAAACATGAAGCACAACTGGCTGCTCTGCTATAGAAGAAAACAAGACAAATGTGCAGCTGAGAGGGGCAAAAACAGTTAATTCAGTTCTTCTTAACATTGGCAAATTGTTAAATTAGACAAAGCTTTTACACTCAATGATCCCCACCCAGCCACACGATGGATCAGCAGTTACACTAATGCAAGGTGACAAATCTTCTCCTGCCATCTTTACTTACCTCTCACCAGGGACTCCTCGGGATAGATGAACTGGGAGGGCCTGACATGGTGGTGCTGTTTTAGCATTGAAAGTGGTTTGAAGCCAATCAGAACCAAACCTGGAGAATCAAACTGTTTTAATTCTTCCGTCTCCTCTTTCTCCAGCACAATCTGTCGGTTTCCATATGTCTAAACCAGGGAAGAGCAGATGATAGGGCTgccagcattaaaaaaaatgacaaCCAggaggcaggacagggcaggaagTGCAGGAAGAGGATGCAATTGCTGTGTTCCACTATTTAAAAGAAGGGCACAGACAAGACAGTGTAAACCCTCATGAGTAGTGCACACTGAACTGGCAAGTGCAGTCTGTGACCATTATCCCAAGGGAAATTCTACCTGAACATAAGCAAAATGCACTTTTCTAAAGAAATGGCTAAGCCCTGATACAGACAGGCTGTCACATCTCATCTCTGGAGTTCTTCAGAGGTGTCCCAaaaagccctgagcaacctgatctggtTTCACTCTGGGCCAGGTTATACCAGACTTTTTCAGAGGTCCTGTCCAATTGTAAACTTGCTTCAGTCAACTACCTGCTCCTGACAGAAACAGTGAGTGAGAAACAATATTTCTGTAGCACCACCCATGCCTCACAAAATCAAAATCATATTATAGTCCAGTTGCTGAAGGTAAACATCAAGGCTTAATCCTCAGCTTTCTCTTTATCTCCTATACTTTATTTCAATAAACTAATACCCACTATAAATAGACTAAATACTTCATTTTAAGTCAACAATTTTAAGAACTACCAACATGGAAGAAGACACAAAGCACACTTGTGACAGGATACCTAGCAAGTACATAAcctgttttgaaataaaactgtGCTCGTTACAATGCGACACTCAATTTACATCAGCCAAACCATCAAGTGGGaaggcaaaacaaagaaaaaattatacaaaaacctccaaaggaAACATGCCTTTTGTGTGGAAAACAGCTCCAACTCCCCTGTGATTCACGCTTGTATGTTTAACAAAACTGACCAAATCTGTTCCTAAGGAACCAaaagctggcagcagtggcaaTGGCCCAGGGTCACACAAGGTCAGGCTCTGACAACACGTTCTGCCTTACAGAAAGAAACGACCTGTGCTCCTGACAGCTATGCCTTCCCATGACAGCCAGGCCAGGGAGACAACCCATCCtcaccctgcagagctctcaacacaccagcctgtccccaggggcgtacacatgcaaatatttctgtatctCATCTTGCAAGTGCAAtacaaacaaaagcagcaagGGAATTGGCACCTCCCTCACACATCAGAGACAAGAAAAAGCAGGTACGTAATCAAAAAGTTACCTGAGCCCTTTTAGTGTcactgggcaggagcaggctgccTGTTTTTCCACTAAACAtccttgttttggttttaacaGGTTCATTAGTTTCCCGATAAAGCTTCACTGGATGTGGTTTATAAGCTTTTTGGATAAGGTTGTAAACACCAACAGAAAGGGCCACATCTTTGCCCAGATGCAGATTTAGCCTGTGTAAAAAAGGAGATACAGACTTGAGATTCCTGAAAAATCACTactgcagaagaaaatataaGTTATTTCCTCCTCATATAAGTTATTTCCTTTGACCTCCTGTTCTCCTCCCCCAAAATCACATATATCTTGGGAAACATACTATCAGTTGAGTCATAATCTCacttgaataaaaatatttttgcaatatCATCATTTCTCATCATAAAAGTCATCTAAACACAAGTAATTTACTATATTtctttgacctttttttttctctgaagggCAGCTATGCTCAAACAGAGCATAGGACAAGTCCCCATCTGGGTACCCCAATTATGCCTATTGTAATGTCCATGAATTCTCACAGCTGTTTGCACAGAAGGCAAAattctccccccaaaaaatgacTAAGACAAACAATAccaatatttaagaaaaaatataaatcagatGTTAGAGAAAAAATTACATGCAAAGGTTTAAAAATAGAGGTAATCTTCAAGTTATGAGAGCAGAACAATGAGTTACCACAAATGCAACTTCCTCTCTTGTAAAAGGTATCACTGGTTTGGGATTCTTCCTCTCCAGCTATCAGAAAACTTAAGGAACAttgccagaaaagaaaataaggctGCAAGCAGGAGCAAGAATTCCAGTGACAACAGGTCAGGTTGGGATACCTTATAAATATTTactgggaaaaagaaagtaGGTCTTGAAGTTCATTCCCTCACTGTGCTTCCACAGCATTCTGCTATGAACTCACTCCCTAAAAAAGCAACTGTTATAGAGCATGTGgttccaaaaatattttctatctGCTTTGTCAAGATCCCTGTAATCTTTCTTAAGTATCTCTAATCTTTTAGTAGAAGATTAGAAATATCAAGGCTGTGTGAATCCATGCCAAGTAGCTAGACAGACTGGCAACATAGAACTACttaataacaggaaaaaatacctaGCATTCACATTcagatgcattttttaaagttagtGTTGGCAAGAAAAGCCTAATTTCAATCAGATTTCACTATACACTACTTTTTATGTTGTAGCTTTTTAAGTAAGTGGACTTGGCAATTATGTAATTATTTAACAAATTATCATTTCTGGCTAAGCTCAATACAGGAGATACCACACAGAGGAAACAAGAGGTCCACTCTGCTCTTCTCATCCACAGATATCCTTGGAAACTACAGAAGAAACACCAATCTTGGACTAAAGAATTAAGATTGAGGAATGTAAGCACTTTAAAGTGCCTTTAAAGACCAATCATTCCAGAAGAGGAAAGTGAGATGCAGTCTGAAAATAACACCAGGTGCCCCTGCTGAATGAAAGATGTATCATGAGTAGGCACAGACCTGACTAAAGCCCTTTTCTTTGTCTCCTTTGCTCGTACTTTCTTCATGAGATGTTCCAGTTTCTCTGACTCTCTAGGCTGGATCCCAAGGTCCTCATCCTCTGCTACATTTATAATATCCCTGTAGAACAAAGAGATATCGAACCCACCAGGCTTCTTCAAGTGCATCAGGTCCAAGATGATACCTAGAAACAATGGAAGAGATAAGAGCAGGataaaaaactgcttttttcttGCATCAGCATGTATCTCAGCACTCTCAAATTTCTCTATCTACACAGATAATTTAAGTAAGAATAAGCTCCAAACTGTCATCTGCACCAGATGTGAAATATTCTGGAGAAAGGGAATATTAACTTCAGTCAAAACAATGCAGAATAGAAAATGTTTCCTCTCTAATTAAGAATGCAGGCAGCAATGAAAGCTCCTATAAAATATAATCTTAGGCATAGAGGGGAGTAACAAGTTCAGAAAATCCCCTTTCCTTTAATTATAGGGGCTAATGGATTAAGTAACCTTCACAGCTTCTAGATCCAGGATATCTCCTGAATTCCAACATTACTGGTTACCTCAGCTACACACTCAAACTAATGCTGTCTACTCTCTGAGCTAAGGCTGATGTCCTTCAGCTAATTCAAAATGGAACCattaaagtaattttccttttgtgttaaCTTGGTGTTGTTATTCCCTTCCTAGAAAATGGTACAATaataaagaaaagtttattttcttggcCCTGTCATGTCCCCATTTATGCTATCAAACTAGAAGGAGATCCTAGAAAACAAGTGCTAGCTATTGAATACCAGATCAGAAAACATCTATTCTAATTAAGACTAGATACCAAATTTCTAGTTTAGGAACTTTCAGAAACATTCCCCAGTTCCAATGATTTTACATCTTTTTCCATCACAAACCAGCAACGCAGTTAACATCTGCTGCAAAGATTCATCACGTTTACTGTGTCTAAaatgaaaaggggaaagaatgaCCTGTGTCTCTCAGATCACCAGCTCTGGTCCTGGCCAGCTTGGCTTTAGCACTGTCGTTGGCGTGGGGGTCATCCTCGTTGGTGAAGAGCATGATCCTCTTGTGGCTCAGCCTGACACGGACATCACTGAAGAGGTTGGAGCAGGCCCAGAGTGCCTCACCCAGGGAATAGTCAGCGCTGTGGCCAAAGCTCTCCCGGAACAGGGCCCGGCCTTCCTCTCCCCTGTACTGGTCCAGCTCCAGAACACGCTTCGCACCTGGGGGCAACAGCATCCACAGGCAGTGGGAATTCTGCCACAAGCACCATGAGCTCTTCTGAGTATGCACCAGGGGTGCCCTAGAGCTGACAGCCAAGGAATGCTCCCAGGCACCTCTGTGGCAATGTGCAGGGGGGTAGGACGGTCGGGACGGACGGAGAcaagagatctctgcagccaggtgatggaacttggggtttattgcaaagggcctgggggcagggccctgctgggggctgccagccacagctcggagcaggcccgagagaagagaggggtagagaggatgagagagagatgtgggggcctgaatatatgtattGGTATGGAGAGAGTCCCTGTTAAGATCTATGTATTAAATAAGTGGGTCCTTATGGAGAGAGTCCCTGTAAGATCTGTGTGGGTCCTAGTTACTCCAAACCAGCTACAGCTGCGAAGTCCTTAATTGGggagcagctgtagctcgtgaaggtaactggaaTAAATAGGGGTGGATTGAGAGCCTGGGAGGAGCCTCTGAGAAGGCACATGAAGGACTATGCTGCAGAGAAGAATAGCTTGGTACAGTAGGGGACTTGAGAAATATGGAATACAACAAGATAACAAGAGAGAGAGGGTAAGAAAGCAAGTTTTCCATTACAACACAATAAATCTTCTTTGTGTTgaaatattctaattctcattAACCAATCTAGcacaatatacaaatcctacagcatttacatataggctataaaaataatttcactaccatactatattacattttaaaccctaaaaatgACTTtttggaccccttctgccaagatagtagggtctgctctgacccttggacctgtctgcaagcagagggtcttgcttcatcaaaaggggattaccttcagtcTGGCCATaccagttgttcagtaactaaggtatctcaaagcttgctttcatttcaatcttgcttatagtttctatattctcaaaatcttttgccaggcaatcagttataaggctttcctctttatttataaggctttcctgtttcatcttctccAACAGCAATGTCCTTCCAACACCTGGCTGAGAAAACTGTCCAGCATGGCCTAACATCTGCAATATCATTAGCCACTTATCACTGAAAGCACCTGCTAGGGCAAAAGGACACAAAATGCCCTGGCACCAATGTGGGCTCTTTCTGTGGGAAGAGACAGGAATCAAAGTATTGCAAAGCCCCTCCACCGAATGCCAAGTGCTCAGCTGCAAAGGCAGCAAACTGCACCTgctgcagaggaacagcagaCTGCTGCACCACCACAGAAAAGAGAGAGCCTGAAATTGCATCCTGTGTCTCCACAGCGTGCTGGGAAGGTGGAgagctcctcctcctcgccgCTCATATCAGAGAGGATGCACACAGAAGTGAGATGAAGCCCACACATCACCACACTGAGCACAGCAACATTCAGGTCAGCTGTCCACAGCCTTGCTGCAACTCTGAGGATTATTTCAACCCAGCTAGGACTCCTTTAGCCACCTGTCTAACAGCAGGTTCTGTTCTCTCCTGTTATTTTCCAATGGGAGACaaactttcatttttcagcCACTGCATCCTGCAGAGCTTCTTCCTTTGTCCTTCACTTAAGCTCTATAGCACTTAAAACACTTCATTTGAAAATGTCTTCCTCTGcctttactattttattttcatctcctCATCTGTCCTTTAATGTAAATCTTCATAATTCTGTACTCCATAATGATCACCTACAGCATCTCCTCCAGAGAGGACTGCTCTCCAGGGGCAGCAAATACACAACTCTGCTCCTTTTGAACTGATGCCTtcagttttagctttcatattttctagattctgtactgccttagtgtgtaactctgagcttcatataaagtgttagcaagttctcttcacagggCAGTTAGACAAagcaatccttttccagcctgagaaccaGGGACacttgcagcttcaggcccaaaaagtgtaAACAGCAGCAAATTGAGGAGAGCAGTCTGGGAGGATGGAACTTCATAAGCTGTAATTGGAtaattaaccccaatatgtaaatggaccaaaacttacaTAAGTGTGAAACCTCGTGACTGAGGATCCATCTTGGGtggagccacagccaggctcttggactgcccaaggtgtatcatttgaaggccttttaataaatacctgctttattcctttaactctgttTAGCCTCTGGTCCAGGTAGCCTCAGAAGGCATCAGAACAACACCCACCTTTCACCTGTGCTGTTTTTATCCTCACAGTGAGGCTACTGCCTCTAACATGGGAGAAAGGACAagcagggaagaggaggaaagtggAAATACAAGACCTATAAGGCACTGTCTGtcagaaaagggagaagaacCTAAGGCATTCCTATCAGGTCTCTATTGtaataaattctgaaaatagGACAAGGCTCAATTCTTTCAGGAGAAGCCCCTGTGCCGTTAAACCTGCACCCCCTagtaaagaaaatgaaatcaaacATCCTCAGAGATAAGGGCTGTATTAAAAGTTGTAGACAAAATTCCCCCAGAAGACTCTCAACTGCCAGACAATCTGTCACCACTAGCATGCATCCTTTGcacttctcctgctgcctttccaaTTCAGCAACCAGCACTTGCTATCAAGCAGGTGGTAAGTAATCTCAAAAAATGAAAGAGCGAAATTCAAGAACTGCAGAACTTATTATGGAAATAAGAGATGAAACACCCCAAAGAGGCTACCATATTGAACCACCTGCTCTAGCTGACACTGCTGAGCAGGAGGCCTGGACAAGatgacccccaaaatcccatccaacctCAGCTGTTCCGTCCATGACATTCTCCATCAGCTGGAATCCATGGTGCCTTAACACGGACACACACTTTTCTGGTGGACATTTAAGAGTTCTGTTGAGATACTCTAAGGTATCAGCAGACAGCAAGTGAAGCCACCAcattaaaatataagaaaaggCATAGAAAAGGATCTGAACCAACTCTTAAGAGAAAATGCTAGGCTCTTATGAAGTTTCTAAGCTTTCAATAAATATCTAAATCTATCCCCACCACCAAGAGTAGATTTCAGTAAGAACTTATCTGATAGCTCTCTGATTTTAGAGAGACCAGTTACTGACAATGCTACTACACCAATTTCCTTACTCCCTCTTTTTGTAAAATCTTCATACCACTTTACCTGGATTGTCCAGCTCCTGGAGAACATAAATGTGCTTGAAATCTACCGAATTCTTGTTGTTTTCTGTACCATAGAACACAACGCTTAACAggtccctgtcactgctgatAATTTTGCTGGTATACACATTCCGGATGCACTGAAAAAAACGCACCCAGGTcaaaattacaagaaaatagTTTTCAGAAAGGAGTGTGAAAGTCTTGCCTTAGCAGTTTATCCATCCCTACCTGGATGGTCATGTCGAAAGGAGTCTCTGCCTCCCCGTGGGATTCGAACATGGCCTTGGAGGCATCCACCAAGAAGATGAGGCTGTCCCGGCCCGAAAACCTCTGCTCCGCTACGGAACGGGGAAACAGTTTTAGCAGCGGCCCCTCCACCCGTGGAGCCTGGAAAGCAGGCTGCCTTCCGTGAGGGGGAGAGGGGCCCTTACCGACAGCCTCAggcccttcctcctcttcctgctgctcctcctcctcctctagCCCCTCGCCCCGGTAGAACGACCCCCAGCCCGCCATGGCCCGCGCCGCACGGCCCCGCTCACGCTCAGCCGACCGATCGCTCCGCCCCCGCAACAACTCTGACCAATGGCGAGAGCGGAAATGGGCCGGGTCCCGCCCATCCGGGGCATTTGCCCCTCCTCTCCACGCGGATTGGCTGCAGTGGGGTAGCGAAGGGCGGGAACTCCTCACTCGCTGCTCACGGCTTCGAGCCTCAGCCAATGACGGCGTGACTTGTCCGTCCCCGCCCCCCTGGCTGTAGCTCCGCCCCCGGCGCTGTCGCGCAGTGACGAGGCGGCCTGGCAggcgcggggcggccgcgcATGCGCCCGGGGAGGGTGGCCCCTTCCTCCCCGCCTGTCACCTCTCGGCTGGTGCCGCTGTGCCGGGGACCGACACCGGGGCCGCCTTTTCCTCCCGTTCCCCTCCGTCTGCCGGAGGGAAGGGCCTTCCAACCTTGTCTGCAAGGGTTCCGGCTGCCTCCCGGCGGCCGCGCCCGCGTCACCGTCCCCATGGAGGAGCCGCTGGCGCTGCACCCCGTGAAGCTCTATGTGTACGACCTGTCCAAGGGCATGGCCCGGCGCCTCAGCCACCTCATGCTGGGTAAGAGCACGGCGAGGGAGCCGGGGCCGCAccggccgccgcctcccgcgGGCTCCCGTTCCGCCACCGACCACCGCGGCCCGGCTTTGCCGCGCCGGAAAACGGGGCCGAAGTCGCCGCCTGCCGCCCCGGGGATGGCGGTCCCCGCCCGGTATCGTTCCCCTGAGGGAGCGGCCCGCCGGGAAAGGCTCCCCGAGGGCGCTCCGGGCGGCGCCGGTGTCCGGCGGGTGCAGCGCGGCTCGGGATGCGCGGGGCTTGCCCGGCGGCTCGGTGCCTGGGGACGCTGCGGGGTTTGGCTGCGGGACCCCGCTGCCTTCGGGACGATCAGTGCAGTGCGGCagatgcagctgctctgggtccAGGCTGCTCT
It encodes:
- the XRCC6 gene encoding X-ray repair cross-complementing protein 6, which codes for MAGWGSFYRGEGLEEEEEQQEEEEGPEAVAEQRFSGRDSLIFLVDASKAMFESHGEAETPFDMTIQCIRNVYTSKIISSDRDLLSVVFYGTENNKNSVDFKHIYVLQELDNPGAKRVLELDQYRGEEGRALFRESFGHSADYSLGEALWACSNLFSDVRVRLSHKRIMLFTNEDDPHANDSAKAKLARTRAGDLRDTGIILDLMHLKKPGGFDISLFYRDIINVAEDEDLGIQPRESEKLEHLMKKVRAKETKKRALVRLNLHLGKDVALSVGVYNLIQKAYKPHPVKLYRETNEPVKTKTRMFSGKTGSLLLPSDTKRAQTYGNRQIVLEKEETEELKQFDSPGLVLIGFKPLSMLKQHHHVRPSQFIYPEESLVRGSTTLFHALLMKCLEREVMMLCRYTPRRNVPPRFVALVPQEEELDEQKVQIAPPGFHMIFLPYADDKRNVDVTDNVPASQEQVDKMKEIIQKLRFKYRADSFENPVLQQHFRNLEALALDMTEPEQAEDLTMPKSEQMSHRLGNLVDEFKQLVYPPDYNPDAKAVKRKQASDGQTEKKPKVEVSEDDLRCHVQKGTLGKLTVLILKDACRVLGLRGGSKKQELVDSLTEYFNEH